tagtcatttttgcgagggctgtctccgtcgagtgatttgccctgaaaccggattgaaaggtttcacatagattgttaaacgctaagtgctcatttagctgctctgcaacaatttttttcgaggattttcgaaataaagggaaggtgagacaccggtcggtagtttaccatgaggtcaggatcgaggttaggtcttttaaggagaggatgaataaccgctttcttgaatgcaacgggaacagtgcccgaggaaagtgataagtttataatatttagcactgatggacctaataatacaaaaagctccttgataagtttcccaggaagtgggtcaagtaaacatgttgtttgttttattccatttacacgttgtaacaatccttctaatgttatttcatcaaaacgagagaaactattttggatataatgataaggttgcttctattctggcaaatctttctcgttttccattaagttttaatgtggccactcagtgctcgactgtgttctgtcactttgagcctgtgtccatgcctgaacttacaggaatagtcggcaagctaaaaccctcgttatgttccacagacccagtcccccctcgcttttttaaagaaatctgggacactattgatgtgtctgttaggaacatcatcaacagcagcttgatttctggctgtgtcccctccttttgtgaaagagctgttgttgagcctttgattaaaaaaccaggtcttgattcgacaagtttgtcaaattatcggcccatttccaaattaccttttgtgtcgaagattttgtagaaatgtgttctggcacaactgcagccttttttagatgaaaatagcactttcgatccatttcagtctggatacaaagctttgcacagtactgaatctgcacttttaaaggtttttaatgatttgcttttaatgtctgattctggcagctctgccattttagtgcttttagatcttacagctgcctttgacacagtcgaccacacaattcttttagagcgcctgagagactgtgtgggtgtcagggggactgcgttagagtggttcagatcttacctgtctgagaggtccttctctgtcaggctgggggacgccacctcctcttctgccccgctttactgtggtgtcccccaaggatctattttaggccccatcctgttcgctctttatctcctccctcttggagatatttttaggaaacatggagtgttttatcacttttatgcagaagactgccaaatttatatgccgatttcaaaaggccacggccccctgacacccctccttaactgtctatgtgacgtcaaggcttggttagcccagaattttttaataatgaatgagggaaaaacggaaattttagtttatggtccggccctcactgacttgggaccattgcaaaatgatgtgcgtcccaaagtcaccagccttggcgtcactatagacagccattttaaactagacaaacaagtcaagtgcgttttaaaatcgtgtttttatcaccttcgtcttttagtaaaggttaaaccgtttttatcttttaaccttcttgaagaagtcgtgcatgcttttatttgaagtggcctggactactgcaatgcactttatgctggcattagccaaaaagctctctcccggttgcagttagtccagaacgcggcagcaggacttttaacaggggccaggaaacgccagcatataaccccaattcttcagagtttgcactggctccctgttcattttagaattgattttaaaacattgctgtttgtttttaaatctttacatggactggcacctcaatatatctcggacttcatccaaatttacattcctgcgcgcgctctgaggtccgagagccagcttcagctcgtggtgcccaaaaccagacttaagaccaggggagacagggccttttctgtggtcggccctaagctctggaacactctgcccctccatgttcaaactgcttccacagtggagtgttttaagtctcatcttaacacccacttttattctttggcttttaacactatgtgagttgtgtggtcctctgtcctctgttgtcctctgtgttttttatacactttgatttctattttactgttttaattgattttaccctttaaaatagtttttaatcatatttgtttttgtattgtttttattggttttatttgtatttatttttgttttattcagtcattggtggagcataatattgtttttaacatggctgtgcagcactttggaaatgttattgttgtttaaatgtgctatataaataaagtggattgattggattattgaagtttagtgacagtttattgatgttaagccatctttttatggtcaagttctctctggataaaataagatgagagttaaatcaagctgtaatgaaggtgaagaatggaagattattatatacataattatatatagatagtagtgacaattaaagacactttcatcctgttcatttgagcaaagaaagagagtaaagtgtaatattgtaaacaatagaagaatatcaATATctgcagtcaatattccaacattgtgaagctgagctatggtaaaaacatattcagctttgaaggctttatgagagtgatgtaattatcagaatcagaatcagaaatactttattaatccctgagtggaaataaacattttcattaacatgtgaatattcaatgtaatatcgtatgatattaatacattaataaaatggtacgtttggggatgtgtaatattgtttgaattaacatcctgaatgttttcatgctagaatagatttaattagtagagagtgaaacaaatgaggaagtagtcataataatggtttgtttttagcctgtttatgaataattaaagataattaaaatacaaaaaacagagcttacatcctcagtgagctgaacttcagcagtaaagatgagagaaataatgtggaaaggtcagaagtcaaatgtttcttcaggtaatacatggagcctctgctgccaactgtttatataaaaaaactatatatatatatatatatatatatatatatatatatatatatatatatatatgtatatatatatatatatatatatatatatatatatatatatatatatatatatatatatatatatattaggggtgggcaaatgggcgtatgttgtttacatgcttttattttgttaacgccttttcttaacaagatggcaactcccggatgtacttcggcgtcgatgggctcttggtaaagatggaacatttggcaaaaataccggacaattctgcaaatttcatggctggcttacagcgtggtcactcggggatcacttacgaccgccagacaattctggatgtggatagatcgggccgttttggactgaatgacgcgtgcttgctagaccggctagctagcatgggaatactttgccggctacatccagcggcctgtgaagcagcggagtatatgtgttgtctgtctatttatcaataatgcagaccaggagtgttggctgagttcttaacgtttgctttcagagcgtgcatatcacaacatacaatatgctgtcatggcgacacaacctataccgggctaccgcgcatgctcgtcactcctgttgcatgctgggtagggtagttatttttttccctggctcataacatcacaatatagtaccatgtatatgatgccttcagtttatcaaagcaccaagcaaacaatcggaaaattcccatcgtatcaattcctagatatggtcataattattttaagtgcactacgcagaataaacacaacattattaatattgctagaacggataatttgatcaaacattccctaaaacagcccactacctataatataggttttttaaacataagaccctgataaaaaaaaatgtttctgctgttacctcagaaattgcctgttcagatgttatgattgtggctcagagatttgtatgtagattatatttattttccataacaaacaggataactttaaTACCCTGGTAGTGGCaattagcttaaatgtttgtatttaaaatttttgagttgattttcataaaatatgctatttaactgctactgtttaacaaggactgatttaaattgtgtttgcacaacaaatgttttggccctTTTCTTCATGTGAGAGAaaattccaataaaggtgcactacacactacttttgaattcattattgggctttgtgtatacaacgcagttaatcgcgattaatcggagaaatagtgcgattaactttgattaaaattttaaattgttgcccagtcctaatatatatatatatatatatatatatatatatatatatatgtatatatatatatatatatatatatatatatatatatatatatcgatatataggtatatagatagatataatataaataacgacaaaggaaATTTTAAAaggacatgaaaacctcccacattctaaaatacattataaaaacgattaccATCAAAGACAAAAAGAATACCATGAGTGTAATATCtattttgtttcttgtttttctttcctgatgctactgttgtttcaaaacattttcaaatatttaaatatttttatggaaataggttttttttttttttttttttttttggttgatttgaaatggacaagtttacttttattttcacaagaAGTAAACCGGGGGTGGAAAGCTGGTTGTACTTattcctctcgcgagatttggaaaagagctggttacttgtttctctcgcgagatctgacaacactgcgcgcgaaccaaacacggcgaggacaaagcaagatggcgtctgacggtgaagacgttattgcagtcgtcacagttcagtgttcttaatctgtgcctccatgtacacatatatgtcctttattacattctagtaaatagagtaaacatcgttaataactgtttgcatccggttatattagtctgagcgcactttgatgcttctcgagctagattagcttgctagttagcttagcttgttagctgctaacaaagagaggcggaagtgatcaaaacacatcactaagtagagatcaaatgtgagtgtaaagtgttgtgattgtgtgaaaatgtgccaaagaaccatagcagagtacgaggaggaactttgtccaacaaaagaggagaaggagcgacaacatgaaaaacatcaagttgtgttacacagaacaggtttgtttacttcttactctcacatctttactaactttatatttattattaacactattcttaaatagattgtctataggaagatgaattgttatgtgaggatgatgcactgattgttttacattgttcataagaaggagacattgtcagacacacaatatttatgagaggttgatgtttgtaacaatgtgtatcaacatgtttacacaaaactcacacagtcaccgggggaatattccagagagcaggttaagtgcaaagtcctgagtatgtaaagctcgagagttttacctccaaaaataagaaaggtaagacaaagtcagagtcagttaccatggtgactgactctgtaaacctagcctgctagctggcaggtttgacaagttatatatgttgtgaattatgtgaattatatttatatagcgcttttctcaagtgactcaaagcgctttacatagtgacacccaatatctaagttacatttaaaccagtgtgggtggcactgggagcaggtgggtaaagtgtcttgcccaaggacacaacagcagtaactaggatggcacaagcgggaattgaacctgcaactctcaagttgctggcacggccactctaccaaccgagctatgccgccccatatgtGTGTCAAAGCTATTAGTTCCTTCATATTGGTGCAGCCATTAACCTACTACAACACCTACTACATCCACCTACTCAGtgttctagtggttagagtgtctgccctgagatgggtaggttgtgatttcaaaccccaactgagtcataccaaagactataaaaattggacccattactttcctgcttgggactcagcatcaagggttggaattgggtttggaattgggggttaaatccccataaaacagattcctgggcgcggccaccgctgctgctcactgctcacttcACCTCCCAAGggttgatcaagggtaatgggccaaatgcagagaataatctccccacacctagtgtgtgtgtgacaatcattggtactttaactttttaacgtggCAGTGATTGTGGAAAAACCaagcctgatctaaagatgacatcttgatctcataccatctcagactaattggccgttcattattaagtgaagtgtcttatagttgcttaaatttgtttttaaccaagcaacactatgttttatccagttactcgattaatcgaaaaCGTTCCCAGtggaacacttgattaataacattttcaatagccacagcaCATTATTTCAtagcatgtaggagttaaaatgtgatttgtttgtgtcctgtagacatccatcagctgattggacaccaagaagaatgtctccctcatctgcagggggacagtttcactttagagtatccacagccctcacattttaaaggggacaaggaGTATCCACAGCCCCCCTATTTTAAAGCGGAAGAGAGGGGAGATtttcctgtagggcaggaggaggctgatgtcagcaagtttccactgactgttgtctctgtgaagactgaagagcatgaagacaaaccacctgagtcctcacagcttcatcacagtccaagtaagcacaacatccacatatcatctaatacaatgtttgtgacacatgttcatccgggggccacatttatcactaaagatgggagatatatttgctttttaacaccaccatttaaaaatgaatgctcatcaatcatcaacagtgtaattgctggggtgtaaccatgtgacctagaggccgtcctccttacctcacgtggtcaaatgaaggcaaacattcaatatggctactgt
The genomic region above belongs to Nerophis ophidion isolate RoL-2023_Sa unplaced genomic scaffold, RoL_Noph_v1.0 HiC_scaffold_114, whole genome shotgun sequence and contains:
- the LOC133547454 gene encoding uncharacterized protein LOC133547454 isoform X2, which gives rise to MCQRTIAEYEEELCPTKEEKERQHEKHQVVLHRTDIHQLIGHQEECLPHLQGDSFTLEYPQPSHFKGDKEYPQPPYFKAEERGDFPVGQEEADVSKFPLTVVSVKTEEHEDKPPESSQLHHSPILYTAPSIVPPTQPSDWLQTEQ